From Methanobacterium bryantii, a single genomic window includes:
- a CDS encoding methyltransferase family protein: protein MNFKDRPNISSEELHDIVENALYGLKRFNLLKTSIELEIFNNLNQKMTCKQISEKLGIEHVLVYYLLEALVKLGLLQKLGEFYKNTLISEIYLNSESEHNQNNCMLFLKNKADLWNNLEYALKRELYPESNVSYPFLIQAVAEDCLSGELQDTVEIVTGYDEFISSNTLLDLGGGHGLYSIALSQMNPDLQCYVFDLPDVLEETKKFIKKYDSSVQTIPGNFYTDNFGGTYDVIFSSYNPGGKNPEIAEKVYNSLNISGLFINKQYFLEKKEATLEDDLDSLEWNFTNFDKTMNGKTRFSFKEDLSFEDYLRFLKQLGFTIIDIHNINHFSSPFGPKAVNKLIVAKKIS from the coding sequence ATGAACTTTAAAGACAGGCCAAACATTTCGTCGGAAGAACTACATGACATTGTTGAAAATGCATTATATGGTTTAAAAAGATTTAATCTTTTAAAAACTTCCATAGAACTTGAAATTTTTAACAATTTAAACCAAAAAATGACATGCAAACAGATCTCTGAAAAACTTGGAATTGAACATGTGTTAGTTTACTACCTTCTGGAGGCACTGGTAAAACTTGGATTATTGCAAAAATTAGGGGAATTTTATAAAAATACATTAATATCTGAAATATATCTAAACTCAGAGTCGGAGCATAATCAGAATAATTGTATGTTATTTTTAAAAAATAAAGCTGATTTATGGAATAATTTAGAATATGCATTGAAAAGAGAATTATATCCCGAAAGTAATGTTTCATATCCTTTTCTTATACAGGCAGTAGCAGAAGATTGTCTATCTGGTGAGTTACAGGATACAGTTGAAATAGTGACAGGTTATGATGAATTTATAAGTTCAAATACTCTGCTTGATTTAGGTGGAGGTCATGGACTGTATTCTATAGCATTGAGTCAGATGAATCCTGACCTGCAGTGCTATGTCTTTGACCTCCCTGATGTTTTAGAGGAAACCAAGAAATTTATCAAAAAGTATGATTCCAGTGTCCAGACTATTCCTGGAAACTTTTACACTGATAATTTTGGCGGAACTTACGATGTCATCTTTTCATCTTATAATCCCGGGGGTAAAAATCCTGAAATTGCTGAAAAAGTTTATAATTCACTGAATATAAGTGGACTATTTATAAACAAACAGTATTTTCTGGAAAAAAAGGAAGCTACATTAGAAGATGATTTAGATAGCTTGGAATGGAACTTTACCAACTTTGATAAAACAATGAATGGTAAAACAAGGTTTAGTTTTAAAGAAGATCTATCATTTGAGGATTATTTAAGATTTTTAAAACAACTAGGATTTACTATAATTGATATTCACAATATAAACCATTTCAGTTCACCATTTGGACCTAAAGCAGTGAATAAACTTATAGTAGCTAAAAAAATAAGTTAA
- a CDS encoding iron ABC transporter substrate-binding protein, with product MGEANSSKGTVSITDAAGRTIQVPVQVNRVIGVGTSNRNIVYLNASDKLVGIEQVETNSTSGWGNQLPYIIAHPELMSLPVIGDARKNEVNYEKIIELKPDVIFAGNSQQADVIQNKTGIPTIVVYVGAVETSEQMDTYKKTLKIMGKVLGKEERAKKLVNYINSCESDLDNRTKNVSSNKTVYVGGQVYYGAHDITSTNPYYPPFVLLNASNVASVVNTAANTTSHAQIDREQLIKWNPDMIFIESGSLTSVMNDTSEHSEYNDLKAIQNGNVYEVISCCYDKDIMFVDAYYIGKILYPEQFKDVDPEAKANEIFEEFSGGSGGSVYSTMKVHYGEFKKLNF from the coding sequence TTGGGAGAAGCAAATTCGAGTAAAGGTACAGTTTCGATAACAGATGCAGCAGGTAGGACAATTCAAGTTCCAGTCCAAGTCAATAGGGTAATAGGAGTAGGCACTTCAAATAGAAATATAGTGTATTTGAATGCCAGTGATAAACTGGTTGGAATAGAACAGGTTGAAACCAATTCAACAAGTGGCTGGGGAAATCAATTACCTTATATAATTGCACATCCTGAATTAATGAGCCTTCCTGTTATTGGTGATGCACGTAAAAATGAAGTAAATTATGAAAAAATAATAGAACTTAAGCCAGACGTGATATTTGCCGGAAATTCACAACAAGCAGATGTTATACAGAATAAAACAGGTATTCCAACAATTGTTGTATATGTGGGCGCGGTTGAAACATCTGAACAAATGGATACTTACAAAAAGACTTTAAAAATAATGGGTAAAGTGTTAGGTAAGGAAGAAAGGGCAAAAAAACTTGTTAATTACATTAATTCATGTGAATCAGATCTTGACAACCGAACCAAAAATGTTTCCAGCAATAAAACTGTTTATGTTGGCGGACAAGTTTACTATGGTGCGCATGATATCACGTCTACAAATCCTTATTATCCTCCATTTGTATTATTAAACGCCTCAAATGTTGCAAGTGTTGTCAATACTGCTGCAAATACTACTTCACATGCTCAAATTGATAGAGAACAGCTGATAAAATGGAATCCTGATATGATCTTCATTGAATCTGGAAGCTTAACTTCAGTGATGAATGATACCAGCGAACATTCGGAGTATAATGATCTTAAAGCTATACAAAACGGAAATGTATATGAAGTAATATCCTGCTGTTATGATAAGGATATAATGTTTGTAGATGCATATTACATTGGAAAAATTCTTTATCCTGAGCAGTTTAAAGATGTGGATCCTGAGGCGAAGGCTAATGAAATATTTGAAGAGTTTAGTGGTGGATCTGGTGGATCGGTTTACAGTACTATGAAAGTACATTATGGAGAATTCAAGAAGCTGAATTTTTAA
- a CDS encoding FecCD family ABC transporter permease: MSFKDKTVTDYKSYIRNKTYIGVFLVIALVIAVICSIKVGAANLSVYDIINALINRQADGALIIWNIRIPRILAAIIAGCCMGIEGCIMQSVLRNPLASPYTMGITQGAAFGAAFAIIVLGAGALSSTQADAVIINNPYLTVFAAFLGAMGGVSVILLLAKARGVTSEVMILAGMAMTYLFLAGIHFLQYFASDTQVAATVFWTFGDVGKAMWNDVWIMFVLLIPALVYFMYHAWDYNSLESGEETAKGLGVNTERIRLHGMLISSFTSAVVVAFLGVIGFVSLIAPHIMRRIIGNDHRFLIPTSAILGALILLVSDTVARVILSPIVLPVGIITSFLGAPLFFYIIMKMRR, from the coding sequence TTGAGCTTTAAAGATAAAACAGTTACAGACTATAAGTCATATATACGGAATAAAACATATATAGGGGTTTTTTTAGTTATAGCCCTAGTTATAGCAGTAATCTGCTCCATTAAAGTAGGTGCTGCAAATTTATCCGTATATGACATAATCAATGCATTAATTAACAGGCAGGCAGACGGAGCTTTGATCATTTGGAACATCCGTATTCCAAGGATTCTGGCAGCTATAATTGCGGGCTGCTGCATGGGTATTGAAGGATGTATAATGCAAAGTGTACTTCGAAACCCTTTAGCCAGCCCTTATACAATGGGAATTACGCAGGGTGCGGCTTTTGGGGCAGCATTTGCAATTATAGTTTTGGGAGCTGGAGCTTTAAGCAGTACGCAGGCGGATGCTGTTATTATAAATAATCCATACCTTACAGTTTTTGCAGCATTTTTAGGAGCGATGGGTGGTGTTAGTGTAATTCTTTTGCTGGCCAAAGCGCGGGGCGTAACATCTGAAGTGATGATACTTGCAGGAATGGCCATGACTTATCTATTTCTTGCAGGAATACATTTCTTACAATATTTTGCATCTGACACTCAGGTTGCAGCTACTGTATTCTGGACATTTGGAGATGTTGGAAAGGCAATGTGGAACGACGTCTGGATCATGTTCGTGCTTCTGATACCTGCTTTAGTATATTTTATGTATCATGCATGGGATTACAACAGCCTTGAAAGTGGAGAAGAGACTGCAAAAGGATTAGGTGTCAATACCGAGCGTATAAGGCTGCATGGAATGCTGATCTCTTCATTTACATCGGCAGTAGTGGTGGCGTTTCTAGGAGTTATTGGTTTTGTGAGCTTAATAGCTCCACATATTATGAGGAGGATCATTGGAAATGATCACCGGTTTTTAATCCCAACATCGGCTATTCTCGGTGCTTTAATACTTTTAGTATCCGATACTGTTGCAAGGGTTATATTATCTCCAATTGTGTTACCAGTAGGTATTATAACTTCATTTTTAGGGGCACCGTTGTTCTTTTACATAATAATGAAAATGAGGCGATAA
- a CDS encoding ABC transporter ATP-binding protein, protein MVLSVDKVEFSYGNATVLKDVNFKVKKGDFVSILGVNGSGKSTLMRCINRILKFKDGMIFVEDRDIKKMKDIEIARKIGYVPQSSETGFVTVFDAVLLGRKPYIKWDVSRKDIELTEKILKVMNLEEYALRYINELSGGELQKVVIARALVQEPQILLLDEPTSDLDLKNQLEVMRIIREVSDTHNIASIVVMHDINLALRYSDKFIILKEGQVFTTGGKEVITSEIIKETYGVDVHVKNFEGVPMIIPKSQ, encoded by the coding sequence ATGGTTCTTTCAGTAGATAAAGTTGAATTTTCTTATGGGAATGCAACAGTACTCAAAGATGTAAACTTTAAGGTTAAAAAAGGCGATTTCGTTTCAATACTGGGAGTTAACGGCTCTGGAAAATCTACCTTGATGAGATGTATAAACAGAATTTTGAAGTTTAAAGACGGTATGATCTTCGTTGAAGATAGGGATATAAAAAAAATGAAAGACATCGAAATTGCAAGAAAAATTGGTTATGTACCTCAAAGTTCAGAAACAGGCTTTGTCACCGTTTTTGACGCAGTTTTACTTGGTAGAAAACCTTACATAAAATGGGATGTTTCCAGGAAGGACATAGAATTAACAGAGAAAATACTGAAGGTCATGAACCTCGAAGAATACGCACTCAGGTACATAAATGAACTGAGCGGTGGAGAACTTCAGAAAGTTGTTATAGCACGTGCATTAGTTCAGGAACCTCAGATTTTACTTTTAGATGAGCCTACCAGTGACCTTGACTTAAAAAATCAGTTAGAAGTGATGAGAATTATAAGGGAAGTATCAGATACCCACAATATCGCTTCAATTGTGGTTATGCATGATATAAACCTTGCTTTAAGATATTCTGATAAATTTATAATATTAAAAGAGGGGCAGGTGTTCACTACTGGGGGAAAAGAGGTTATAACCTCCGAAATTATAAAAGAAACTTATGGGGTTGATGTGCATGTTAAAAACTTTGAAGGTGTTCCAATGATCATCCCAAAATCCCAATAA